One Gossypium hirsutum isolate 1008001.06 chromosome A08, Gossypium_hirsutum_v2.1, whole genome shotgun sequence genomic window, ACCAACCAAAACCAGCATTGCTCCTTTTACTCACTCCACATGGTATCTCATTGCATGAAGTTTTCCTAGCAACACTCTATGAAGTAACCATGTGCTCTGCTTTCCTGGAGGCAGTTGCCAACAAAGGCAGAAAGAAGGAGGCACAATGCAGCCAATTCACCTCTTGAGTGCCAAAGAGATCAACCACCCCAAGCCCCCAACTCTACACTGATCATATTGAGCTAAGTGTATAGGTCTATGTACAAGTATGAAGAAATAGCATTTGCAGCCGCTGTTCTGCAGTAGCAACAGCCTCAGTGTCTTCAATAGGCTGCTTATTGAGAATTTGAATCACACTTAGTGCCAGGGGCGAAGCTAGAGGCGGCAGGCAGTGGCCCTGGCcccaaaaatgaaaaattctctttAGTCCTCTGAGTATTTTGTAGTGTTTAAagttaatttaatgataaaattacattttggcccctcctaaaatttaaaattcaattatgcTCTCCCTTAAAAAAATCTGACTTCGCCCCTTGCTTAGTACCATGTAAAAGCCACACAACGTAGCAGTCTGCTACATGTAACATTTTCAACTTCAAGAAAAAAATACATTCAAAAACTCTAATTATGAAGAAATAGCTTTGGATAACATACTTGAAACACCAATCTAATACCGTCCCGCGAGTCAACAGCCACAGGCATACACGACGAGAAATAGCCGCTATCAATGATCCGGTCCACATCTTCTTGTACCTCCCAGGCCGTCAATGCTGAGTTAGCTCCGCAAGCTTTCAACGCGTTAAGAGCTTCCATTTCGAGGTCTTTCCTCTCCAATTCCTCTCCATCTTTGTTCCTAACCAGAACCTCACCAACTAGGACTCTCTCCTCGCCGAACGGACCTGCCGTTGCCAAATGTCCATCCTGAGTCGACTCTGTCGAGTCCGGTTGAGTCAACGACAAGAAAGCGGAATACAGTAGAGGCGATCTACCAATGCTTTGTTTTTCAGCTGCGAGAGACACCGATGCAAAGCATAACAAGGGAGATCTTCTGGTACTCGAGCGAACTCCTAACTCGGACTGAGCTGACACATTGAACTGAGTCGAGTGATGTTTTACATTGTTGAAGCGATTCCTGAGCGAGTCAATGAGTTGAAACGCCAAGTGACGAGTTCCGGTGAGCTGAAAAGCTGGAGTTTGTGAGAGAGGGATTTTGAGAGGAGAAGAGGTGAAGGAAACGCCGTCGTTTTCATGCATTGCTGATGAAAAACAACCGGAGATTGTGAaatgagatcgagattcaatttGATTGCAATAAATACCGTGAAAACATTAAAAAAGAACTGATCGGGAAATAATTTTTGGGTTCGAAAACTACGAGGGAcatcaccaaaattttttttttttaattattacaaatatggtttttagttttttagtccttcaaaatctCGATAATTACATTGTGTCCGTCTAATTTCAAAATCAAGTCAATTTGGATAGTAATCATGGGGCAAAACTCTTTTCAGCACTTTTTTTCAAAATCGAACCAAACTGGTTGAATTTGGTACCAATCCAAAATAAAGGGTCAGCCTGACTGGGTTAGTTGGACCGATTCATCAAATTGGTCGATTGAACCAATAGTTAAATcgattaaactatttttttaataatttatttaattgaaccagACGAAGGATTTAACCAAGATGatctaatattatttttgaaggtGAATATACATGAGAGATCCCTCTATTATAGGAacttgatcaaattagtcccccacaattaaatggatcaatttagcccctatacaattaaaaaaaatcaaataaagtcaaattagaatagaattaacatttatgcatcatttggttactagtgtaataacatgattgaaaaaaatttatttattacatatgtattataatagttaaatataaaataaagaatgattagtataattttaaacttgaatgaaactaaaaagataaataaaaactcTTGTAAAAACAAAATTTGTTCAAATTATGGGTAAAatattactaattaaattaatttattgctaGCTTATATATTAACATaagtaaaaaaaaaccaaagcatATATTTagcaaaattaatatttttaaagtgtatatttttacaaatgaattttaattttaatataatttggactcatttaatttttttaataatatgtggactaaattaatctatttaattatCCAATCCCTCTAAGAGAACAACCACCCAAATGCTTTAATCCATTTGAAgtctaattatattttaattgtcaTTTGGAGTGCATATACTATTGAAAAGGACTTAAGTTTCTATTGTCTTTTCCCACGTTCCTCGGAGGGTAATATGTGATACATTGTCCTGAGGTCCAGGGTAATATGTGATACATTGTCTTGGGGGGACCTCTCTAGCATCCTTGTGTGCGCTGCTCACGATGGACCGTGATATATTGTCCGGGTTAAAACTTTACTGGTGACTGTAATGCGATGAAATCTTTTATCTCATAACTACAGCAATTAATTTCACCGTCACTATTGTTTCCAATACAAAAGGGGTAAGAGTCTTAGTGAGTTTAGACTCACAGACGCTTCCCCTCTATTTATGAACCTATAGGTAGCAGAGGTACTGAGCGTCTGACAACATAATAGATAAACAATATCTTTACAAACATACAATCAGTGTAAAGAAAAAATTACACAAGCAAGAGTTTATGCGGATCAATTTAGCCCTTCTACTATTAAATAGAtgaatttagtccttgtattatttaaaaagaatcaaataagagTATAAAACCAAATTGGAATAGAGTTAATATTTTAGTTTAGTTGGAATAAACTGAGTTCCAAATTTTGTGAACTGAAAACCCAATTCAATCTAAATGTGTGTGCTTGTgtgtacatatacacataaaaactaaaaatccATAGCacaaaaatgataatttgatcATTAAACAGGAGGTTCTTGGTAAAgctaaaaaccaaaaaaaaaaaaaaaacctataataCTGAATCATCTCTATTGAGATGTACGTTTTTTTTTAACTCAGCTTGTGTTGGATAAATTACTAAAGTTTACCAACTAGCCAGTTGTTTCTGGATTTTAGAATTATTAGAAGATTTACCGCCTTTGTCTTTGTAGGAATTTCTAGATGTGCTATTCTTATGATGCCCTTTGCGTGCTGCTGCCATTGCTCGTCGTCTCTGCTTCGCCAAACTCTTCACAAGTTCGGTGTCGTCATTTTCGTCACCCTGCAACATGAAAACTAGCTTTAGCAATCTGCTTCTCTATCAACAACCTTATCATAATCTTATGCAAGAAAGCCATTCGAGACTAAAAGCCAAAAAACCAAACCAACAAAGATGCAGCTTATATATTCAAGAAAATATAGATAAGAACATAGTTGGAGCAAAgacaaatacatatacatatacctcATTGCTGCTCAAGTTTTGACTTTCAGGATCACCACTCTGGCCTACTTCAGGGCTTTGGAGGATTTCAACTACTTGACCTTCCTCGTTACATCTTGAAGTTGACTCTTCCTGAATCATTTTTTGAATAATCAGTATCCACATTCGCATAACTCAGATTCATGTTCATAATCCAAAAATACAGGAATAACACACCTGATCTAAGTGCAATGAATCAAAGCCCTTTATATTTGTTTGACATAACTCAGAATCATGTTCATCATCAGAGACATCATCCTCTTCAACATCACCTTCAATGAACTGCAGAAAAGTAGCATTGGCTGCAATCATTATGTATGGTATGACATCCTATGAAAGTCTGAAAGACTGAAAATTTAAACATGGCATgcttataaaataattaaccaATACATAAAAAAAGAACACccaaaatggtaaaaattaaaGTAATGCTTCACCATACGTACTTTCTGAATGTCATCCTCATCTTTTCTCGTAAATCCACTGGCAGCAAGCTCCTTGTCAAGAAAACCAGCAGTTTTGGTTATTGAAGAAAAGGAAGGTCTGCTACTTTCATCATCATCAATATCATCAGAGCATTCTTCGAAGGACAAGTTGAACCTAGAAAAAGCATTGGAATGATATAAAACGCAGAAGTTGTTGTGTTTAAATACAAGAGGAGGATATTTACCATGGCCAAAATAACTACGACCTTTGGAATTTAACAATGCCAACAGGTTATAcataatcatcatatcattatcatataaaatgtaatattaaattagaaaagaaatCGCTGACCTCTTGCCAAAAAACTTAAAAATGCATTCTATATCACGATCAAAGTACCTGACAATAGAAACTTGGAAACATAAGTATATAACAACTAATTCACAATTAAAACGAGCACAAGAACTGGGAACAGCATACATCTGCGCATTACGGTGTGAAACAGATACCATTTGGGGAAAATCAATCATTGTCACCTTTTCATCATCATCAATCTACAGAGGAAATTTCAGAaaacatattattaaattaattaaaggaaAACTGAACCAATTTAATGACATGATCTTACTAAAGTTGTAAGCGTGCCTCAAAGGATTACCATTATGTTAAACTCATTGAAGTCACAATGAATGAGACCATGTTCTGCCAGACGAACAACAAGGCCAATGATTGTTTCAAAAACTGTCTCTGGATTTTGCAACTGTTTCACCTGAACACTGCATTATGCAAAAGAAACTACTAATCCAAGACATCTAAGCCAAAAGACAGTTAAAGTGCCCAAATGTCTAAAGAGAGAAAgataagaaaaggaaaaggggGGAAAGCAGAGAGTAGCCATCAACACATGATGAAGATAAACCTAGAGTTATCTGCAATTCTAACAGCGCAGagaaaaaacatttaaaactgcAACACCAATTAACACTATCATAGTGTCATCGGTAAAATTGGTTTATTGAAACAACCAAGCATGCTCTCATCAATTCTTGTGAACTCATTTCATGAGAAATAGGACGAAAAGATTATAATTCCATTCACTTTTTCCAACTATCAATTTTGTTCATTCACTTCAAACTATAGATGCAAAAGCCACTTCACATGCATGCAACAGGATTAAAAGCAAACAAATGCAGAGGATTAAGGAGAAACCCTTACAGCGGATAACCTTGGATAAGTGACATAACAACACAATGTCTATTACAGTCCACAGCATTTGGTACGGGAAAACCATGCTCTTCCAAAGCCTGCATAAGCAAAGTGCATGCATGAGTCCCAACTTTGTTTGCTACAAGGAAGAAGCAAAGCAGGtaatggcaaaaaaaaaaaaaaccttcataAACGCAAATTCCTTGAGTGCAGCTAACCGAGACAAATAGAGCCAGTTAAAACTACTACGATGTCTCAAGTAATCACGCTTAGATTTGACAGCCCTAAAGGACGTTCTACCAAGCCTATGCAACTTCATTGCCATCACAGTACCATCTTCATTGGAAACCTCAAAGATATCTTGAACAAGCAAAACGTCAGATAATTTCAATAACTGTcatgaaatattaaaatacacaAACTGGTAGATTTTGATAGAAAGAGTTACCGGACTCTTTGCCAACCCCAATTTGACGACCAACAGCAGTAAAGACTCCGCGGTTGACCATGGTTTTAATGGCAAGGAAATCATAGCCAAGGTAAGTGAGACGAAAGCCATCATCTAAatttaagagagaaaaaaagcTCTAAAAGTTATTCAAAAGCAAAATACATAATTGTTATGCTTGATTATTGCCTTTGCTACTTACTTTAAGCTACTTGAAAAGTTCAGATAAGGCAAAACTAAAACAATAATCTGATTAAAATGTAAACCAATTCCAACATGCTTATTCTTCAAAAAAGCATGCACTTCATTTTTCCAGagataaatagaaaaataacattcAACCACGATCTTTaaacataagaaagaaaaatgaatgaGGGTAAAAACGAACATTTGGAAGAATCATGGTGCACTAGCTTATGCTTGAGTAAGTTCTTCAAGACCTTATAAGTGCCTCCATGCCTGCAATTAtcattaatacattttattatttacaaataaaaaaggCATAATTAGttataaatcaatataatattataattacttGAGGGAAGCAATACGACCGATGAGGTCTGAGGGCACGATTTCatgctgaaaaagaaaaataaaaataagtaaaaattaatgatgaaaataaatttcaaaaaggaaataaaagcaaaaaataaaCTCACATTTCTCATGCCCATCTCGACAGCGGTTAGAACCCTAAAATCATCTTTGGAGAGATATCTCAAAACATCGACATCCAACTTCATCTTGTTCTTTCTTCTTGATGATTTATTCTACTTCTACTTCTGCTTCAAAACAAGAATTTCAGTTGAGCAAACGAAGCCAACAGTGAAGCGGCGTAATACAGACAAGACATTGAAAGAAGCAAAAGCCAAAAACCCAAAGTTTTGTTTTTTAAGTAGTGTTGGTTTGAGCCTGGAAGATTTCAATTAAACTTAAGGTTTGGATTATTTAGGTTCTAAGCAGATTCTAA contains:
- the LOC121204850 gene encoding serine/threonine-protein kinase rio2, whose translation is MKLDVDVLRYLSKDDFRVLTAVEMGMRNHEIVPSDLIGRIASLKHGGTYKVLKNLLKHKLVHHDSSKYDGFRLTYLGYDFLAIKTMVNRGVFTAVGRQIGVGKESDIFEVSNEDGTVMAMKLHRLGRTSFRAVKSKRDYLRHRSSFNWLYLSRLAALKEFAFMKALEEHGFPVPNAVDCNRHCVVMSLIQGYPLVQVKQLQNPETVFETIIGLVVRLAEHGLIHCDFNEFNIMIDDDEKVTMIDFPQMVSVSHRNAQMYFDRDIECIFKFFGKRFNLSFEECSDDIDDDESSRPSFSSITKTAGFLDKELAASGFTRKDEDDIQKFIEGDVEEDDVSDDEHDSELCQTNIKGFDSLHLDQEESTSRCNEEGQVVEILQSPEVGQSGDPESQNLSSNEGDENDDTELVKSLAKQRRRAMAAARKGHHKNSTSRNSYKDKGGKSSNNSKIQKQLASW